From one Chlamydiifrater phoenicopteri genomic stretch:
- the sctJ gene encoding type III secretion system inner membrane ring lipoprotein SctJ: MFRRFISFFSLFVLLGTMTGCDSRSFIAHNLPGREANEIVVLLVSKGIAAQKQPKAAGSSGGGSTEQLWDISVPASQITEALSILNQAGLPRLKGTSLLDLFAKQGLVPSELQEKIRYQEGLSEQMATTIRKMDGIIDASVQISFSTDAEEELPLTASVYIKHRGVLDNPNSIVVSKIKRLVASAVPGLTPENVSVIGDRASYSEISINGPWGLTDEIDYVSVWGIILAKSSLVKFRVIFYCMILVLFLISCGFMWLVWKTHAVIGALGGVKSLLDPSPYVKPKEVIAEKATEPSSSAAQGEGSSPASGEEKSAEESPEGSGKEEAPTEPSDDNNEDA; encoded by the coding sequence ATGTTTCGTCGTTTTATTTCTTTTTTCTCATTGTTTGTTTTACTAGGAACAATGACTGGGTGCGACAGTCGTTCTTTCATTGCCCATAATTTACCGGGAAGAGAAGCTAATGAGATTGTGGTCCTATTGGTCAGCAAGGGAATCGCTGCTCAGAAGCAACCTAAGGCTGCAGGAAGTTCTGGGGGAGGATCTACAGAACAACTTTGGGATATTTCTGTCCCCGCCTCTCAAATTACGGAGGCTCTGTCCATCTTGAACCAAGCCGGACTGCCACGATTAAAAGGCACTAGTCTCCTGGATCTATTTGCTAAACAGGGATTGGTACCCTCGGAATTACAAGAGAAGATCCGTTACCAGGAAGGGTTGTCAGAACAAATGGCCACTACCATCAGAAAGATGGATGGTATCATTGATGCCAGTGTTCAAATATCTTTTTCTACAGACGCAGAGGAAGAACTTCCTTTAACGGCTTCCGTATACATCAAACACCGAGGAGTCTTAGATAACCCTAATAGCATTGTTGTCTCTAAAATTAAACGTTTAGTGGCCAGTGCTGTTCCTGGATTGACTCCAGAAAATGTTTCTGTCATTGGTGATCGCGCTTCTTATAGCGAAATTAGTATCAATGGGCCTTGGGGATTGACTGATGAAATCGATTACGTCTCCGTATGGGGAATTATTTTAGCCAAATCTTCTCTGGTCAAATTCAGAGTTATTTTCTACTGCATGATTCTTGTTTTATTCCTGATTTCATGTGGCTTCATGTGGCTTGTTTGGAAAACTCACGCTGTCATTGGAGCTCTAGGAGGAGTAAAGTCTCTTCTGGATCCCTCCCCTTATGTTAAACCTAAAGAAGTGATAGCAGAGAAGGCAACAGAGCCTTCATCTTCCGCTGCTCAAGGAGAGGGCTCTTCCCCAGCTTCTGGTGAAGAAAAATCTGCGGAAGAATCTCCTGAAGGCTCTGGTAAAGAGGAGGCGCCGACAGAACCTTCTGATGATAATAATGAGGATGCTTAG
- a CDS encoding DEAD/DEAH box helicase, with amino-acid sequence MLLNSLLAHACEAHEQLDSHRDNVIIDFIRNSYEVHFPSDESPDGFWTSFLKFDLTNPEDLIFTYCNCPDGEDCFHPLASYLALEELSFLSPLHSAFKSSFWNQLFYHLFERNIAIHPEPNHSFSFNDTSCSLFISCSNSEAFALLDTFSKESSTPPPLSALLLEAFSKQEISAWREGHTSIEIDYALSPHYFLAKHFYLYQLKTGILELEENEEKQPFIFSIKSPFFFLKGSLLSFSFAEKVFPNILFEKTNLPYWPKNYTLSDIRISENPVVLQCKKLYEPLPEKLLENPSISIGNTRYILGKGIVRHVDNQLTLPFSKIEILPRQLKQKLFSILPYEQTPSPVHYEMQFLRDASLVANAYLTTPGDLANALVISNSLLHVPEKGLVAITELPLKEKDLIVKASDVDHFLNTYGEKITAQGFTVHKEKEYPGELTYSVTSQGTLLFRYQLDETESQTTEIIFDQWIFFSGYGFFPKLSLSTPVQDGTTVEAKDVHKFIEENSDSLAKVRNFFSQAELSEKLLLEVSFNDKTSELSLTPTLKDYSKGSYHLFGSYLYREGKGFSLIPEELQPMSSYVGTIPSDKVSHFMTEILPIHSFFQLSDKSLQLPQKYNLIVTSISSTTENRSLQLELTLQTNIGELPLSKVLLALKKKKPFLVSDAGFLNLENNLLFQFLAQFLPKNFSPKTNSITASATDIFKLDALASLRLAPNVRAADCDLQFFKQLTQIKDSCLPPLPTDKFSVNHKLRPYQESGLLWLWFLYGNRLSGLLCDEMGLGKTHQAVALLDIVFQTSCDEESRPSFLVVCPTSVLSHWEHILKSNLPNARTASFHGPEKPSSLPDVDLVLTSYGTLRQNYQLFFNKNFTVAVFDEIHMAKNKNSQTHKVLARLNARMKLGLTGTPVENNILEFKGLIDTILPNYLPSDSMFKKMFSKKMGKDGDLSMKESLLKLTRPFILRRTKKHVLPDLPEKMDNTLPCALSREQETLYTSVLRRDSLHLQKLESDEESPSVYIHIFALLNHLKQICDHPAVFFKKPENYKQHTSGKWDLFLKILHEALDSGYKIVVFSQYINMIQIICLYLEEIGIKYASIQGKSLNRKEEIDTFTSDPDCRVFVGSLLASGTGINLTAGNVVIMYDRWWNPAKENQALDRVHRIGQKNKVFIYKLMTTNTLEERINMLIEAKTKLLDSVIVSQDSNILHMLNKEDLKTILSYGEDLQNQALTDSEEECLTEKKPAAEKEESGDPIVDIMAAREALNEEFDLGDFYEK; translated from the coding sequence ATGCTTTTAAATTCTTTACTGGCTCATGCTTGTGAGGCTCATGAACAATTAGACTCGCACAGAGATAACGTAATCATTGATTTCATCAGAAATTCTTACGAAGTCCACTTCCCCTCCGATGAATCTCCTGACGGATTCTGGACTTCTTTTTTAAAATTTGATCTAACGAATCCCGAAGACCTAATATTTACTTACTGCAACTGTCCTGATGGAGAAGACTGCTTCCACCCCTTAGCTTCTTATTTAGCTTTAGAAGAACTTTCCTTCCTTTCTCCCTTACACTCGGCTTTTAAAAGCTCTTTTTGGAATCAACTATTTTACCATTTATTTGAGCGCAACATCGCGATACATCCAGAACCTAACCATTCATTCTCCTTTAACGACACCTCATGTTCCCTTTTCATATCCTGTAGTAATTCTGAAGCCTTTGCTCTCCTAGACACCTTTTCTAAAGAGTCTTCAACACCTCCGCCCCTATCAGCTTTACTTTTAGAAGCTTTTTCTAAGCAAGAAATCTCCGCCTGGAGAGAAGGTCACACATCAATAGAAATAGACTACGCCTTATCCCCTCATTACTTTTTAGCTAAACACTTTTACTTGTATCAATTGAAAACAGGTATTTTAGAACTAGAAGAAAATGAAGAAAAACAACCTTTCATTTTCTCCATAAAATCACCTTTCTTCTTCTTAAAAGGCTCCTTGCTTTCATTTTCTTTCGCAGAAAAAGTTTTTCCTAATATTTTGTTTGAAAAAACTAACCTCCCTTACTGGCCAAAAAATTATACCCTGTCTGACATTCGAATTTCTGAAAACCCTGTAGTGCTGCAGTGTAAGAAGCTCTATGAACCTCTTCCAGAAAAACTGCTAGAAAACCCCAGCATCTCTATCGGAAATACAAGGTACATTTTAGGAAAAGGCATTGTTCGTCACGTCGACAATCAACTAACATTACCTTTTTCCAAAATAGAAATTCTTCCCCGCCAGTTAAAGCAAAAATTATTTTCCATCTTACCATATGAGCAAACACCATCTCCTGTTCACTACGAAATGCAATTTTTAAGAGACGCCTCTCTGGTCGCTAATGCTTACCTTACGACTCCAGGAGATTTGGCGAACGCCTTAGTTATCAGCAATTCCTTATTACATGTCCCGGAGAAAGGGTTGGTAGCTATCACAGAACTTCCTTTAAAAGAGAAAGATCTTATTGTGAAAGCTTCTGATGTCGACCACTTTTTAAACACCTACGGAGAAAAAATAACAGCTCAAGGATTCACTGTTCACAAAGAGAAGGAATATCCTGGAGAGCTAACTTATTCTGTGACATCGCAAGGGACTCTACTTTTTCGCTATCAATTGGATGAAACCGAATCTCAGACTACCGAAATTATTTTTGATCAATGGATTTTCTTCTCAGGATATGGGTTCTTCCCCAAACTCAGTTTATCCACACCAGTACAAGACGGAACAACAGTCGAAGCTAAAGATGTTCATAAATTTATAGAGGAAAATTCTGACTCTTTAGCGAAAGTTCGAAACTTTTTCTCTCAAGCAGAACTATCGGAAAAGCTGCTTCTGGAGGTTTCTTTCAACGACAAAACTTCCGAGTTATCCTTGACTCCAACTCTAAAAGACTACTCTAAAGGGTCCTATCATCTCTTTGGCTCCTATTTGTACCGTGAAGGCAAAGGCTTTTCTCTAATACCCGAAGAATTGCAGCCCATGAGTTCTTATGTCGGAACAATTCCTTCAGACAAAGTCTCTCACTTCATGACAGAAATTTTGCCAATACATTCTTTCTTTCAACTAAGCGATAAATCGTTACAGCTTCCCCAAAAGTATAACTTAATTGTTACCAGCATTTCGTCAACAACGGAAAACAGGTCTCTGCAACTAGAGCTTACTTTACAAACCAACATAGGGGAGCTCCCCTTAAGCAAAGTTTTATTGGCTTTAAAAAAGAAAAAACCTTTCTTAGTTTCTGATGCTGGATTTTTAAATCTAGAAAATAACTTACTCTTCCAGTTTCTTGCTCAATTTCTACCAAAGAATTTTTCACCTAAAACTAATTCGATCACAGCCTCTGCTACAGACATTTTCAAATTAGACGCCTTAGCTTCTCTAAGACTAGCCCCTAACGTACGAGCAGCAGACTGTGATTTACAATTTTTTAAACAACTAACACAAATTAAAGACTCTTGTCTTCCTCCCTTACCCACAGATAAATTTTCTGTGAACCACAAATTGCGACCCTATCAAGAAAGTGGACTGCTGTGGTTATGGTTCTTGTATGGAAACCGCTTGTCCGGATTACTCTGCGACGAAATGGGATTGGGGAAAACACACCAAGCCGTAGCTTTACTTGACATAGTATTTCAAACTAGCTGTGACGAAGAGTCTCGACCTTCTTTTTTAGTTGTATGTCCAACGAGTGTGTTATCTCATTGGGAACATATTTTAAAATCCAATCTCCCTAACGCGAGAACGGCTTCTTTCCACGGCCCAGAAAAGCCTTCCTCCCTACCTGATGTAGATTTAGTGCTCACCTCTTACGGAACACTAAGACAAAATTATCAATTATTCTTTAATAAAAACTTCACCGTAGCTGTGTTCGACGAAATCCACATGGCTAAAAACAAAAACAGCCAGACACACAAAGTTCTTGCTCGATTAAACGCGCGCATGAAATTAGGGTTAACAGGCACTCCTGTAGAAAACAATATTTTAGAATTTAAAGGCCTTATTGACACTATTTTACCTAATTACCTGCCTTCAGATTCTATGTTCAAAAAGATGTTTTCTAAAAAAATGGGAAAGGACGGCGATCTCTCTATGAAAGAGTCCCTCTTAAAGCTTACGCGCCCGTTCATTCTTAGAAGAACAAAGAAGCATGTCCTTCCAGATTTACCAGAAAAAATGGACAACACTCTCCCATGTGCTTTGTCTAGGGAACAAGAAACTCTGTACACTTCGGTACTAAGAAGAGACTCCCTCCATCTACAAAAACTTGAAAGCGACGAAGAGTCTCCTTCAGTCTATATTCACATATTTGCTTTACTAAATCATCTTAAGCAAATCTGTGACCATCCTGCAGTGTTCTTCAAAAAACCAGAAAATTACAAGCAACACACTTCGGGAAAATGGGATTTATTTTTGAAAATTCTTCACGAAGCTTTAGATTCTGGATATAAGATCGTTGTTTTTTCTCAATACATTAACATGATCCAAATCATATGTCTTTATCTGGAAGAAATTGGTATAAAATATGCTTCTATCCAAGGAAAATCTTTAAATCGAAAAGAAGAAATAGACACGTTTACTTCCGATCCTGATTGTCGGGTTTTTGTTGGATCTTTATTGGCGTCTGGAACAGGGATTAATTTAACAGCGGGAAATGTCGTAATTATGTATGACCGATGGTGGAATCCCGCCAAAGAAAACCAAGCCCTTGACAGAGTCCATCGCATAGGGCAAAAAAACAAAGTTTTCATATACAAATTAATGACAACAAACACCTTAGAAGAAAGAATCAACATGCTTATAGAAGCAAAAACAAAGCTTTTAGATAGTGTTATAGTTAGCCAGGACTCCAATATTCTTCACATGCTAAACAAAGAGGACCTAAAAACTATCCTTTCATACGGAGAGGATTTACAAAACCAAGCTCTTACAGATTCTGAAGAAGAATGTCTCACGGAGAAAAAGCCCGCAGCCGAAAAGGAAGAAAGCGGAGACCCTATTGTCGACATTATGGCTGCCAGAGAAGCTCTTAATGAGGAATTCGACTTAGGAGACTTTTACGAAAAATAA
- the lipA gene encoding lipoyl synthase, with product MDATQKDASTSTRKNSSSKRKGVRPEERFPVWLRKSLPLNTAFQKTQGSINRTGLSTVCEEALCPNRTACWSRKTATYLALGSICTRKCGFCNIDYSATPPPLDPEEPQKISDSVRELNLRHVVITMVSRDDLPDGGASMLAKIVQTVRKDSPEISIEVLSSDFQGNLDALHHLLNTKLDIFNHNVETTERLSPFVRHKATYHRSLKMLEAAAKFDSSLWIKSGIMVGLGETEPEVRQTLKHLAEVGVKIVTIGQYLQPNRLKIPVKEYVTPETYDYYRSYGESLGLFVYAGPFVRSSYNADVIFDLLKK from the coding sequence ATGGATGCAACTCAGAAAGACGCCTCTACCTCAACAAGAAAAAATTCATCCTCTAAACGAAAAGGCGTACGTCCCGAAGAAAGATTCCCCGTTTGGTTAAGGAAGTCATTACCTCTAAATACAGCTTTCCAAAAGACTCAGGGATCTATCAATAGAACTGGACTATCCACTGTTTGCGAAGAAGCTCTTTGCCCCAACCGCACCGCTTGCTGGTCAAGAAAGACCGCTACTTACCTAGCTTTAGGCAGCATTTGTACGAGAAAATGTGGATTTTGCAATATAGATTACTCTGCCACTCCCCCTCCTCTAGACCCTGAGGAGCCTCAAAAAATATCTGACTCTGTCAGGGAACTGAACTTACGTCATGTTGTCATAACAATGGTTTCTCGCGATGATCTCCCTGATGGGGGAGCTTCTATGCTTGCAAAAATTGTCCAAACAGTACGAAAAGATTCGCCCGAAATTTCTATAGAAGTACTGTCTTCAGATTTTCAAGGAAATCTTGACGCCCTCCACCATCTTCTTAATACTAAACTAGATATTTTTAACCACAATGTAGAAACCACCGAACGATTATCTCCTTTTGTCCGACACAAGGCTACTTATCACCGCTCTCTAAAAATGTTAGAGGCTGCAGCTAAATTTGATTCTTCCTTATGGATAAAATCTGGTATCATGGTCGGCCTAGGAGAGACCGAACCAGAAGTTCGTCAGACTCTAAAACACCTAGCAGAAGTTGGAGTAAAGATTGTTACCATTGGACAATATCTCCAACCTAATAGGCTCAAGATCCCAGTTAAAGAGTATGTGACTCCAGAAACTTACGACTATTATCGATCATACGGGGAAAGTTTAGGTCTTTTCGTATACGCTGGTCCCTTCGTTCGCTCCAGCTATAACGCTGATGTAATATTTGATCTCTTAAAAAAATAG
- the lpdA gene encoding dihydrolipoyl dehydrogenase: protein MTTQSFDCVVIGGGPGGYVAAIKASRLGLKTALVEYDLAGGTCLNRGCIPSKALLAGASVLNTIKNAGNFGIRVSDFSVDFPSMMQRKNSVVSGIRSGLDGLIKSNKIVSFRGKGKLLSSSEVKVLGEEDVILKAQNIILATGSEPRPFPGVPFSKRICSSTDILELQEIPESLLIVGGGVIGCEFASLFNTLGTKVTIVEAADRILAIDNKEISKFVTNAFTKKGIQIVTSASIAGLEETPSSVKAILNNGSSIEHSMALVSIGRLLNTQNLDLDKAGVICEKGAIPTDAHMRTNIPNIFAIGDITAKWMLAHVASHQGIVAAENAAGKNVSMDYSAIPSVIFTSPEVASVGLSLEQAQSQGFSAKSTTFPFRAIGKAVAMMDADGFASIISDVETGQILGAYVVGPHASSLIGEMALAIRNELTLSCIYETVHAHPTLSEIWMEAALLAADDPLHMPPK, encoded by the coding sequence ATGACAACCCAAAGTTTTGATTGTGTAGTAATCGGAGGCGGACCAGGAGGATATGTTGCAGCAATAAAAGCCTCGCGATTAGGCCTTAAAACGGCTCTTGTTGAGTACGACTTGGCCGGAGGCACATGTCTAAACAGAGGGTGTATTCCTTCAAAAGCTTTGCTCGCTGGAGCATCCGTCCTCAATACTATCAAGAACGCCGGTAATTTCGGAATTAGAGTTTCTGATTTTTCTGTAGATTTTCCTTCAATGATGCAGAGGAAAAACTCTGTTGTTTCAGGAATTAGATCTGGTTTAGATGGCCTAATCAAAAGCAATAAAATAGTCTCTTTCCGTGGCAAAGGAAAGCTTTTATCTTCCTCGGAAGTCAAAGTCTTAGGCGAGGAGGATGTTATTTTAAAAGCTCAAAATATCATCCTTGCTACAGGATCTGAACCTCGTCCTTTCCCTGGCGTTCCCTTCAGTAAGCGTATTTGTTCATCGACAGATATCTTAGAATTACAAGAAATTCCTGAAAGCCTACTCATTGTAGGAGGAGGTGTTATAGGCTGCGAATTTGCTTCCCTATTTAACACTCTAGGAACCAAAGTTACCATAGTTGAGGCCGCTGATAGAATCTTAGCTATTGATAACAAAGAGATTTCTAAATTTGTAACAAATGCTTTTACTAAAAAAGGCATTCAAATTGTAACCTCGGCATCTATTGCTGGGCTGGAAGAAACTCCTTCATCTGTGAAAGCCATCTTAAACAACGGCTCCTCCATAGAACATTCTATGGCTCTCGTCTCCATTGGACGCCTGTTGAATACTCAAAATTTAGACTTAGATAAAGCCGGAGTAATTTGCGAAAAGGGAGCTATTCCAACAGACGCTCATATGCGAACCAATATTCCTAACATCTTCGCCATAGGAGACATTACTGCAAAATGGATGCTTGCTCACGTGGCTTCTCATCAAGGAATTGTAGCAGCAGAAAATGCTGCAGGAAAAAATGTTTCCATGGATTATTCTGCCATTCCCTCAGTCATATTCACTTCCCCTGAGGTTGCTTCCGTAGGATTATCTTTAGAACAGGCTCAAAGTCAAGGTTTCTCTGCAAAGTCAACAACATTTCCCTTCCGAGCCATAGGTAAAGCTGTCGCTATGATGGACGCTGATGGGTTTGCCTCTATCATTAGTGATGTGGAAACAGGCCAAATACTAGGCGCTTATGTGGTAGGGCCACACGCTTCTTCCCTCATTGGAGAAATGGCTTTAGCTATCCGCAACGAACTGACTCTGTCTTGCATTTATGAAACCGTCCACGCCCACCCGACACTTTCAGAGATATGGATGGAAGCTGCTCTTCTAGCAGCTGATGATCCCTTACACATGCCACCCAAATAA
- a CDS encoding HrpE/YscL family type III secretion apparatus protein, with product MKFFSLIFKKDVVSPNSKVLAPEAFSSVLDAQEMLETAKQDIEEYKQHAEQEAALLKETSKNEGFNSGLQEWTTKLAELDASIKSFKESIKASLVPLAIASVKKIIGKELETNKETVVSIISGAIKELSQNNRVVIFVNPNDLEAIEKQRAELKKIIEYAEVFIISSKPEIEPGGCLIETESGIINASLDVQLQALENAFNKILKQKDFPSGSTTSSEHQSNSSTTNTTSSEENSGTKEHGE from the coding sequence ATGAAATTTTTCAGTCTAATTTTTAAAAAAGACGTTGTTTCTCCTAACAGTAAAGTTTTAGCTCCTGAAGCTTTTTCTTCTGTTTTGGATGCTCAAGAAATGTTGGAAACAGCCAAACAGGATATAGAAGAATATAAACAACACGCAGAACAAGAAGCCGCCCTTCTGAAAGAAACATCAAAAAATGAGGGTTTTAATTCTGGTCTGCAAGAATGGACAACAAAATTAGCCGAACTCGATGCTAGCATTAAATCGTTTAAAGAAAGCATCAAAGCTTCTTTGGTGCCCTTAGCTATCGCCAGTGTAAAAAAAATTATCGGCAAGGAATTGGAAACCAATAAAGAAACGGTCGTTTCTATCATTTCCGGCGCTATCAAAGAGCTCTCCCAAAACAACCGTGTTGTTATCTTTGTAAATCCAAATGATCTGGAAGCTATAGAAAAACAGCGTGCTGAACTTAAAAAAATTATCGAATACGCAGAGGTGTTTATCATCTCTTCCAAGCCTGAAATAGAACCTGGAGGTTGTCTCATAGAGACCGAATCAGGTATCATCAATGCCAGTCTTGACGTTCAACTTCAAGCTCTGGAAAATGCCTTTAATAAAATCTTAAAGCAAAAAGATTTCCCATCAGGATCTACGACCTCTTCTGAGCATCAA
- a CDS encoding phage holin family protein, which yields MSLPKELDSQRLCWKCEGSVSVHVAQCPYCSAFLQDPPVPGSAFSSCHLSPEQSQEGGPEGAPGLFAVSSSDWDSVLSSEKRCPLEEQAVQASFDDKLIDWREFLPFVLISSGLGMVMFSVLLFLFSKDGVVTLSWNKSAMMYCFLVGAPALYKGYKMLSAEKDCFR from the coding sequence ATGTCGTTGCCGAAAGAATTAGATAGTCAGAGATTATGTTGGAAGTGTGAAGGAAGCGTTTCCGTTCATGTTGCGCAGTGTCCTTATTGCAGCGCCTTCTTGCAAGATCCTCCGGTTCCGGGGAGTGCTTTTTCATCTTGTCACCTTTCTCCTGAGCAGTCGCAGGAAGGAGGTCCGGAAGGAGCTCCTGGACTATTTGCGGTTTCTTCCTCAGATTGGGACTCTGTGTTGTCTTCAGAAAAACGTTGCCCCTTAGAAGAGCAAGCTGTTCAAGCAAGTTTTGATGATAAACTTATAGATTGGAGAGAATTCTTACCCTTTGTCCTGATCTCATCAGGATTGGGAATGGTGATGTTCTCTGTTCTTTTGTTTCTTTTCTCCAAAGATGGTGTTGTAACTTTATCCTGGAATAAAAGTGCTATGATGTACTGCTTCTTAGTCGGGGCTCCCGCGTTGTATAAAGGTTACAAAATGTTATCTGCGGAAAAAGACTGTTTTCGGTAG